acattttatccttgcaccagggagtttgactaagtctcctacaTATAACTAATTCTCTAACAgcctttgaaaataaattagttcattttattttcaatctgttctttttgtaacagctttaactattttttgaaagtttgttataaaatgttttccTATAAAAAGAGAGTTGGTTCTGCCTTTTAAAGTTGATTCGAATGATTGAGAAAACTAGTTTTAAAACAGAGAAATAAGAGATTTCAGAGGATTAGCACgagttcttgaaagattttccaaatcacaaagtgtgcttgttcttggttggttctaaggcttggttagaggtgctgtcactgtgtgagcaatctgttctactggtttaaggcagatttctgcattctctatcaggtgtattcgtttctttcttcaattccttgtaaagtgtggttgtaaactcttcttgatagggtttcttgaagagttgtgtgtgttggaatagtgtttttcagcaaggtGTGCCATGTTCTGGTAGGTTTCAAGAATAGTggtttttgtaattgttttgaattgtggtttagtgaatttcaccttggattaggtgaagactggatgtagctcatttgagtgaaccagtataattgttttgtgttcattctctcttaaTCCTTGCACTTAATAAACCTGCTGAATAAACTGatctgtcaagaaataaatctattcaattatatttgaatctgttctttctgggtaCGTTTATACTGTTCTTGTGTTTCTGGAAAAACCCTCTGATGAATTTTTGTGTAGATCTGTATGAGCTGTGAAGCATAATTGAAATTCACGTTTTGTGAAAGTTAATTCAATCGTTTAAGTGTTTTAAAACAAGCATTGATTTTGTATTCAAAGATTGtgatcaagagctaggacttgtattttaatcaagtttgtttgcaataatgtctgagtttaaagtgctttttgctgagggatCGTCTATGAATGGACCCCCTATGTTCAATGGGATGAATTATGctttttggaaaattagaatgaaaattttcatggaatctattgactcGTTTATTTGGGAGGCTGTGGTCCATGGACCCtttgtgccaatgcaggttgtcaaggatgaagaagtggaaaagccaagatctgaatggagtgagagtgaaaagaagaaggctcaatatgatcttgtagctaagaacatcataacttcgtcattaacaatggatgagttcttcagaaTATCTCAATGCagttcagctaaggagatgtgggaggtcTTGGAAGTTACTCATGAAGGTACTGAGGATGTTAAGAGATCAAGAAAAcattctctcatccaagagtcTGAATTGTTTAGAATGCAACTCGAGGAGAACATTGTTGATGTGCAGAGAAGGTTtactcatattgtgaatcatcAAACTGGATTGGGAAAGGAATTTGAcaaagaggaactcaacataaaagtgttgaagtgcctcgacagaagctggcaacccaAAGTGACTGCCATATCAGAAAGTCGTGATCTATAAAAACTATCAAGTGCTGCACTATTTGGGAAATTAATGGAGCATGAGTTGGAGCTCAAGAGACCAAAGAGCAAGAAAAAGTGGAAAGGAAACCCCAAGggacttgcactgaaagcaagtgCACATAGTGAGATCAATGAGGAGAAAAAAGATGTTGAACATGATGAAACAATCAGCCTACTCACAAAGAGGTTCAACAGATTCCTGAAGAAGAAAAGCAGAGATAggatgatgtgattccactagccatatagagaaaggttcttgaccttcttaggaatcaccttgagttggacattatagaggcacttttcttagagttggatcattgttctaagacaagaactcaccaaaaactagtaccaaatcccaaactcatttggatgaaccaattatagtcaaattgaaccgaacaaaagagcaagaaaagcaaaggaacaagatgaattttacaaagagagcatataaaaactgccgaaccaaaactcataaaaacagcaagaacaccaaaccaaaactcaagaacacaagctaacaaaaacaatagaaagaggagaaaggaaggagagaagaattgctcatgaagatggaaggaggatggatgatctcgccactagaagtgtggaatgctcctagatgagagtgatgccgccacttgaggactccattgatccatcaagataagactagagaagaaggctcaaagctctccaaagttcactcaaaatttgagtagagttttcttaaattaattccaatatgaattttacaaagagagcacctctatttatagcctaaggtgctgaaaatgcaagctaaacaatttcaaaattccctcctaaaacattctagaaccggcgcctattccatgcatgaggaaggtgtgactctttccttcactttggcacctcctattctactcctacacctatctactaatacaccccccctaaagctcctaactaaagcctaaaagatgctaaaacaaaagaggtttctaatgtttccctctaagcaccttcaactaaagaaattacaaaaagagaaaataaatgtcctctagctcccaaagctttgaacatgcttcttataatcctttgaggtggactttgacctccatgggcgtcttctatttgtgcctccacctcgtcttgatcttgttgattggcctccatgtcctcttgagcttgatctccatcataggaaccaacagaaaagaaggtatcctaaaccgaatgaatcaaa
This portion of the Phaseolus vulgaris cultivar G19833 unplaced genomic scaffold, P. vulgaris v2.0 scaffold_492, whole genome shotgun sequence genome encodes:
- the LOC137817665 gene encoding uncharacterized protein, translating into MSEFKVLFAEGSSMNGPPMFNGMNYAFWKIRMKIFMESIDSFIWEAVVHGPFVPMQVVKDEEVEKPRSEWSESEKKKAQYDLVAKNIITSSLTMDEFFRISQCSSAKEMWEVLEVTHEGTEDVKRSRKHSLIQESELFRMQLEENIVDVQRRFTHIVNHQTGLGKEFDKEELNIKVLKCLDRSWQPKVTAISESRDL